In Fusarium falciforme chromosome 10, complete sequence, a single genomic region encodes these proteins:
- a CDS encoding SGNH-hydro domain-containing protein — MVPNENGYRKKLFDKLAARGNNVDFVGGMSTGTMADKNHEGHRGYVIDEIREVSGVGIHAGANIVLLHAGTNDMKNDINPAGAPERLKKLIDEIYEFSPDTVILLCNLIPAGPDRYPATVPRIDKFNEAIPVIATEYITVRKKKMLVVGMNHGITLNDLADSLHPNDVGYGKMADLFYSAIESVDERGWISKPGKKTPVPDSTSPENCKSTPSWYNVGMIATGAKVADSDGPFVPAWNKRGVVAEGNCPRARLHFMDLDGDGLKDYACVDPKTGAVKVHINIPDADGKTSGNWKVPRTVVNPTEPRDGWGVMFAE, encoded by the exons ATGGTGCCGA ACGAGAATGGCTACCGCAAGAAGCTCTTTGACAAGCTCGCTGCACGAGGCAACAATGTGGACTTTGTCGGTGGCATGAGCACAGGCACAATGGCCGACAAGAACCATGAAGGACACCGAGGCTATGTGATCGATGAGATCCGTGAAGTCAGTGGTGTCGGCATTCACGCGGGCGCCAACATCGTCCTACTCCATGCCGGAACCAACGACATGAAGAACGACATCAATCCTGCCGGTGCTCCGGAACGTCTCAAGAAGCTGATTGATGAGATTTACGAGTTCTCTCCTGATACTGTGATTCTGTTATGCAATCTCATCCCGGCGGGCCCTGATAGGTATCCTGCTACAGTCCCACGCATTGACAAGTTCAACGAAGCCATCCCCGTCATAGCGACAGAGTACATCACTGTCCGCAAAAAGAAGATGCTCGTGGTTGGAATGAACCATGGGATTACTCTTAACGACTTGGCTGACAGTCTTCATCCCAACGATGTTGGTTATGGGAAAATGGCTGACCTGTTCTATTCCGCCATTGAATCCGTGGACGAACGTGGTTGGATCTCCAAGCCGGGCAAGAAGACCCCAGTTCCGGATTCAACTAGCCCTGAGAACTGCAAGTCGACGCCCTCTTGGTACAACGTGGGTATGATCGCCACTGGCGCAAAGGT GGCTGATTCTGATGGCCCTTTCGTGCCCGCTTGGAACAAGAGAGGCGTTGTTGCTGAGGGTAATTGCCCTCGCGCTCGACTTCACTTCATGGACCTCGACGGCGATGGTCTAAAGGATTATGCTTGCGTTGATCCCAAGACAGGAGCGGTCAAGGTGCACATCAACATTCCAGACGCAGATGGCAAAACATCTGGAAACTGGAAAGTGCCCAGAACTGTCGTTAACCCAACCGagcctcgagatggatggggtGTCATGTTCGCCGAGTAA
- a CDS encoding SGNH-hydro domain-containing protein: MPDYHKIGIIATGASQSDGDTVILGDLTGEGRADYMMVGVGGKVNGLINRRQETSMVPRWSQMFNVAAGPDGAKSNQVRLVDMTGDGKVDYLLVDEKTGEVTLWENLGTGGKWQPGDGVFLCDLDGDGTSDYFWIDHTGKGYGYLNAGKGENKWNDLGMIAKGDHPREQIHMAVLTTSGRADYVVVDPEIGRADWFENLGPDGGWGWKARGEFAAGPKNTVETKFGFNFKAKNVRFADLDGDGLDDYLYISDTGAVIMWRHLGTNPPSWGIPRLVADGPVGVSAQNVQFADTNGDGKLDYVVVGTTTGMARTWHHLGFRDDGSIRWNTPLSFADGVGSIGSAIRITEMTGDKRADYVSINPDNGRLNLWHNRCWPNGSGGGGDDGGSGGGDDGNGGGSGDGDGVVYIDPTIWKSSEPTASCRPPCTLVLPPWPLSSKTTISFPVITKTIKETWPETTDGVTTYRTTTITVRITLPPITTTQIEVSNIIVSKSTTTIVPVRTSIIPPPVTLTELTHGITYTYSPGPYPTTTEVGPPPGDNPGDIHVIGGGSGPGPVCKSGCGHICLIGCGSSGGGGGGGGGCIGLGCPPGSKNCVGVGCGGGGGGGDGNDDDDDDDDDDDDDDDCATETNTECHQVCTTSPCKTVCNTYIGCDCTTSKVTDYWVSCKSQSCTTTSTEVITGCFLTATATTTGSYCPLATVDAERDENGDDNGSGIGTAYKTTFSPTAIIKSTQYRVKSGYVTVDKTAYPVPSATSVIKTKIDGTSATIIPSFVGTTISITVSNIKLSTSYEPEATTTIEPSKKSTDTAYPTHTTFTGDGYCYSGKSGFLKFTQSQAQQVIGSFCSSSYVLDPGNTAGQVDALEADGYNVVVSAKWATDQTGCGTKEAFHFADDESNFQSCLRAWNIPFFCTDPDATSSFGGAYVFDPPITGGCLLLWLYAYSTSSLKVRAGLEGALAPAVMNITHMGEVKHRVNKPNAPLV; encoded by the exons ATGCCTGACTACCATAAGATCGGCATTATTGCTACCGGCGCCTCTCAGTCAGACGGAGACACCGTTATCCTCGGTGACCTAACAGGTGAAGGCAGAGCTGACTACATGATGGTCGGCGTCGGTGGTAAGGTCAACGGTCTCATCAACCGAAGACAGGAAACGAGCATGGTGCCCCGGTGGTCGCAGATGTTCAATGTTGCTGCGGGACCAGATGGTGCAAAGTCAAATCAAGTACGTTTGGTTGACATGACTGGTGATGGCAAGGTTGATTACTTGCTTGTCGATGAGAAGACTGGCGAAGTCACTCTGTGGGAGAACCTTGGAACTGGTGGAAAGTGGCAGCCAGGCGATGGTGTGTTTCTCTGCGATT TGGACGGTGACGGTACCAGCGATTACTTCTGGATTGACCACACGGGCAAGGGCTATGGCTACCTCAATGCAGGGAAAGGCGAGAACAAATGGAATGATCTGGGTATGATCGCCAAGGGAGATCATCCTAGAGAGCAGATCCACATGGCTGTTCTAACTACGAGCGGTCGAGCCGACTACGTCGTTGTCGACCCAGAGATCGGAAGAGCTGATTGGTTTGAGAACCTTGGGCCTGACGGAGGCTGGGGTTGGAAAGCTCGTGGTGAGTTTGCTGCGGGACCCAAGAACACCGTCGAGACCAAGTTCGGGTTCAACTTTAAGGCGAAGAACGTTCGTTTTGCAGA cttggatggtgatggtcttgatgacTACCTCTACATCAGCGACACGGGAGCTGTCATTATGTGGAGGCATCTGGGCACTAATCCTCCATCCTGGGGCATCCCACGCTTAGTAGCCGATGGGCCAGTTGGTGTCAGCGCACAAAATGTTCAGTTTGCTGACACTAATGGCGACGGCAAACTTGACTATGTCGTTGTTGGTACTACGACAGGCATGGCGAGAACGTGGCATCACCTTGGATTCCGAGACGACGGATCTATTCGCTGGAATACACCTCTCAGTTTCGCCGACGGTGTTGGGTCTATTGGATCTGCCATCAGAATCACAGAG ATGACTGGTGACAAGCGTGCTGATTATGTCTCCATCAACCCTGACAACGGTCGACTCAATCTCTGGCACAACCGCTGCTGGCCCAACGGCtcaggcggcggcggagacGACGGTGGTTCcggaggtggtgatgatggcaatgGAGGCGGCAGCGGAGATGGCGACGGCGTTGTCTACATTGACCCAACCATCTGGAAATCCAGCGAGCCGACCGCGAGTTGCCGTCCTCCTTGCACCCTTGTTCTTCCACCTTGGCCGCTCTCTTCCAAGACCACCATCAGCTTCCCAGTTATTACCAAAACTATCAAGGAAACCTGGCCTGAAACTACCGACGGTGTCACTACATATCGCACAACCACGATCACCGTCCGGATCACACTGCCGCCAATCACCACTACTCAGATCGAGGTGTCTAACATCATTGTGAGCAAGTCTACCACAACAATTGTGCCTGTACGGACCAGCATCATTCCGCCCCCAGTCACTCTAACAGAGCTCACCCACGGCATCACTTACACATATAGTCCGGGTCCTTATCCGACCACCACCGAGGTTGGACCCCCACCTGGTGATAATCCAGGAGACATTCATGTCATTGGTGGTGGTAGTGGCCCTGGACCTGTCTGCAAGTCCGGCTGCGGTCATATTTGCCTCATTGGTTGTGGCTCAAGTGGGggcggaggtggtggtggtggtggatgtATCGGCTTGGGATGTCCTCCTGGATCCAAGAACTGTGTCGGTGTTGGATgcggtggaggaggtggtggtggcgatggcaacgacgacgacgacgatgatgatgacgatgatgatgacgatgatgactgtGCCACTGAGACCAACACCGAGTGTCATCAGGTTTGCACGACAAGTCCCTGCAAGACCGTTTGCAACACCTATATCGGCTGCGACTGCACAACCTCCAAGGTCACAGACTATTGGGTGTCTTGCAAGTCCCAGTCATGCACTACCACCTCTACCGAGGTCATCACTGGCTGCTTCCTTACTGCAACTGCCACAACCACCGGCTCATACTGCCCCTTGGCCACTGTCGACGCAGAGAGGGATGAGAATGGCGATGACAACGGCAGCGGGATAGGAACTGCCTACAAGACCACTTTCTCCCCTACTGCCATTATCAAGTCAACTCAGTACCGTGTCAAGAGTGGATACGTGACGGTTGACAAGACCGCCTATCCGGTTCCATCTGCTACGTCAGttatcaagaccaagattgACGGGACATCGGCCACCATTATCCCTTCCTTTGTTGGAACCACTATCTCGATCACGGTTTCAAACATCAAGCTTTCCACCTCGTATGAGCCCGAGGCCACAACAACGATAGAACCTTCCAAGAAATCAACTGATACAGCATACCCGACGCACACGACCTTTACAGGCGATGGCTACTGCTACTCGGGGAAGTCTGGCTTCCTCAAGTTCACACAGAGTCAAGCTCAGCAAGTGATTGGGTCCTTCTGCTCCTCCAGCTACGTCCTCGATCCTGGCAACACCGCCGGTCAAGTCGACGCCCTCGAGGCGGACGGCTACAACGTCGTAGTCTCGGCAAAGTGGGCAACCGACCAGACCGGATGCGGAACGAAGGAGGCTTTCCACTTTGCCGATGACGAATCAAATTTTCAGTCCTGTCTCAGAGCCTGGAACATCCCCTTCTTCTGCACTGACCCAGATGCAACGTCCAGTTTCGGTGGAGCATACGTCTTTGATCCTCCTATAACTGGTGGCTGCCTCCTCTTGTGGTTGTATGCGTATAGCACGTCTTCTCTCAAGGTCAGGGCAGGCCTCGAGGGAGCTCTGGCACCAGCTGTAATGAACATTACGCACATGGGAGAAGTGAAACACCGCGTGAACAAGCCGAATGCTCCTCTTGTGTGA
- a CDS encoding DUF3883 domain-containing protein: MSGTATSKVSADAQIEHIRTQLRAGRHRDTEPDRIERGFIAALNLVSDTLYQNPSHFLLELIQNADDTRFLPGVSPSLGLTLFSESENGYLRTDCNEAGFTFADINAITDIGESTKKGATNGQRGYIGEKGIGFKSVFKAADIIHIASGYYEFKLDRNQHLGMVLPIHSSFPSGQRLPDHTQFLLQLKSKNDYTETEGDLRNMEPQLLIFLKNLRVLNIQIGDTRKSYHIEGDISAALGEIATIHSSHQGEGASGKTKYAITRYRTSEIPKDERREGITTSEIILAFPIEHSKPKISPQKAFAFLPIDDFGFTFLIHADFLLVASREGLDYSREWNTALVQAVRKAFLGAVKRFARGPANHSEGGLRYSWPKYIKHHRHAHDFWNTLHENILTDLKAEMILESRYHATGPCRPRELKFMPRKFRFEGEALFDCPSLRKKHLSFNYDGVYDELALLGVQRTGTSDLCEEFSTWVAEVGSSGLDAKPAGWHQHVARLFYGKEELKEKLMGLPIIPLRDGSWVSARTDRLYMASEAGDEYVPSGISISIIDQTACQDSDRRKFYQFLGILAYTPFQVCSLIMELHSGNGSDLSDRQPEDLIRDAGYFFKHRHLRPGQGAPEIYFYVNKPEYSTRRKTQIYIDVRTAKPRLINKYKDIPKNPFNMLDKGYVKTICAEDSALKDEFYNWLLKSENISAVPVLVRDHMLSAEWLFLRDTKVTDLLLVIEQLCKNNDVNPRLLPAIPELQVDCRDGTHRLLGELAIPTLDLVRACPHLDFANLPAPERWAFLDQFGILTAPNTTSRLKELQALASIPIESVDRDLVHETYRGLCLSLDRESPEILEVFNSKPLVFVARPHPEWITHGSCVWSAPSALKQVTRLSNRYGDCRKLFCNILGIGPASIENVADELCLLQEETSEGMAKRCEELLTMLSERLTAGSELPVTHYLRILHAKVFPIVRAAHADAKSEIILRSLHNADWYIPDRLTLEAAFRGKVNILNFSVRVVNVLDSFFSRMNSRSKYFSSAIEETVEPRGTPIHDMSTERDLKIRVQYFSLLNQPLDPGSRHDHRPLRVRSVPSVVITRRLGSITVEEDNEFVTFQETTDYTEIYFRAVTPQSKQAEVNYKLAEFFSKQHNVKPQDINLFNLLLTAPLDELNTIMAKHNRYPPDAGTINSLNLSAGTDSDVMVLDEPSGQFVAVGQPARLSEQNLSTFSEQIQAQYSLRELIPSFQSRLQSVARSARNYRISKRPITRGFVEARTRNERHLHSLQHSHAQGNIPIAGVFPVSSTEADEDEDRVPELTSTSTAHQVRTRKIGFLGEAFIYALFERNVSDWSFQHWTSRLRVENGHPPFAGLERDFSDFTYLDTHGRMKEFLLRAGLDLNPAYASNTTYHLEVKTTTGGDGEIFYVSQNQVNMMQRFDDDPNNAYIVLRVYDIEGENPDLKAYPRPWSLYLNGFLTFTSPHGYQVCEGSRDSR; the protein is encoded by the exons ATGAGCGGCACGGCAACATCCAAGGTATCTGCGGATGCTCAGATTGAGCACATCCGAACACAATTACGTGCCGGACGACACCGAGATACAGAACCAGACCGCATAGAACGGGGCTTCATTGCAGCTCTTAACCT TGTCTCGGATACGCTCTACCAAAATCCTTCACACTTCCTCCTTGAACTCATCCAAAATGCCGACGATACTAGGTTCTTGCCTGGGGTGTCACCTAGCCTTGGCTTGACCTTGTTCTCGGAATCTGAAAACGGATATCTACGAACGGACTGCAACGAAGCTGGCTTCACATTTGCAGACATTAACGCTATAACTGATATTGGAGAGAGTACCAAGAAGGGCGCCACCAATGGGCAGAGGGGTTACATAGGTGAGAAGGGAATCGGATTCAAGTCAGTCTTCAAGGCCGCCGACATTATTCATATTGCCAGCGGCTACTACGAGTTCAAGCTCGACCGGAACCAGCATCTCGGCATGGTTCTTCCTATCCACTCTTCCTTCCCCAGCGGACAACGCCTCCCGGACCATACCCAGTTCTTGCTCCAGTTGAAAAGTAAAAACGACTACACCGAGACCGAGGGCGACTTGCGCAATATGGAGCCTCAGCTTCTCATTTTCCTCAAAAACCTCCGTGTTTTAAACATCCAGATTGGCGACACCAGAAAATCATATCACATTGAAGGTGATATTTCGGCTGCGCTGGGAGAGATTGCGACTATTCATTCCAGTCACCAAGGTGAAGGCGCATCTGGCAAGACGAAGTATGCCATCACACGATACAGGACCAGCGAAATACCCAAGGATGAGCGGAGAGAGGGAATCACGACGTCCGAGATTATTCTGGCTTTTCCTATTGAACATTCAAAACCAAAGATCAGTCCGCAAAAAGCGTTTGCTTTTCTGCCGATTGACGACTTCGGCTTCACG TTCCTAATCCATGCGGATTTTCTACTCGTCGCTAGTCGTGAGGGTCTCGATTATAGCCGCGAGTGGAACACAGCCTTGGTTCAAGCCGTTAGAAAAGCCTTCTTAGGGGCCGTGAAACGGTTTGCCCGTGGTCCAGCGAACCATTCAGAAGGAGGACTACGATATTCGTGGCCCAAGTACATCAAGCACCATCGACACGCCCATGATTTCTGGAACACGTTGCACGAGAATATCTTGACCGATCTCAAAGCCGAAATGATCCTCGAATCACGGTATCATGCCACTGGTCCTTGTCGACCCCGAGAGCTCAAGTTTATGCCCCGCAAGTTCCGATTTGAAGGAGAGGCCCTCTTTGACTGTCCTTCTTTGCGGAAGAAGCATCTGTCGTTCAACTACGATGGCGTTTACGATgagcttgctcttcttggagTCCAAAGAACCGGTACGTCCGACTTGTGCGAAGAGTTCTCAACGTGGGTCGCAGAGGTCGGCTCTTCTGGCCTCGACGCCAAACCTGCAGGGTGGCACCAGCACGTTGCCCGCCTATTCTATGgcaaggaggagctcaaggagaaacTGATGGGCCTCCCAATCATCCCTCTCCGAGATGGCTCTTGGGTCAGCGCGAGGACGGACCGCCTCTACATGGCCTCCGAGGCTGGCGACGAATACGTTCCTAGCGGTATCAGCATTTCAATTATCGACCAGACCGCATGTCAAGACTCGGATAGACGAAAGTTCTACCAATTCCTGGGTATCCTAGCCTACACTCCATTTCAGGTCTGCAGTCTAATCATGGAACTGCACTCCGGCAATGGTTCCGACCTGTCAGACCGCCAACCGGAAGATCTAATACGTGATGCCGGTTACTTCTTCAAGCATCGGCATCTACGCCCGGGACAAGGCGCCCCTGAGATATACTTCTATGTCAACAAGCCTGAGTATTCTACACGACGCAAGACTCAGATCTACATTGACGTCCGCACGGCCAAACCccgcctcatcaacaagtACAAGGACATACCAAAAAATCCATTCAACATGCTGGATAAAGGGTACGTCAAGACCATCTGCGCCGAGGATAGTGCCTTGAAAGACGAATTTTACAACTGGCTCTTGAAGTCTGAGAACATTTCGGCAGTTCCAGTCCTCGTCCGGGACCACATGTTGAGTGCTGAGTGGTTGTTCCTGAGAGACACAAAGGTGACGGATCTATTGCTGGTGATTGAACAACTTTGCAAGAACAACGACGTCAACCCTCGGCTATTACCTGCTATCCCTGAGCTTCAGGTAGACTGTCGTGATGGTACCCATCGACTACTTGGCGAGTTGGCCATTCCGACACTAGATCTCGTACGGGCGTGTCCACATCTTGACTTCGCTAACCTCCCAGCCCCCGAGAGGTGGGCATTCCTCGATCAGTTTGGGATCCTCACGGCACCCAATACCACTTCCAGGTTGAAGGAGCTTCAGGCACTCGCGAGTATCCCTATTGAGTCGGTCGACAGGGACCTCGTTCACGAAACCTACCGTGGGCTCTGTCTAAGCCTGGATCGAGAAAGTCCAGAGATTTT GGAAGTATTCAACTCGAAGCCTCTAGTGTTTGTGGCTAGACCTCATCCAGAATGGATCACACATGGATCCTGTGTCTGGAGTGCACCTTCAGCCCTCAAGCAGGTAACCAGGCTCTCAAACCGCTACGGTGACTGCAGAAAGTTGTTCTGCAACATCCTTGGCATCGGACCCGCCAGCATCGAAAACGTTGCCGATGAGCTCTGCTTGTTGCAAGAAGAGACTTCTGAAGGCATGGCGAAACGCTGCGAGGAACTGTTGACAATGCTGAGCGAACGCCTGACAGCAGGTTCAGAGTTGCCCGTCACCCATTACCTGCGGATTCTGCATGCCAAAGTCTTCCCCATCGTCAGAGCCGCGCATGCTGATGCAAAGTCCGAGATCATCCTCAGGTCCCTCCACAATGCAGATTGGTATATTCCAGACAGGTTAACATTGGAGGCAGCCTTCCGGGGCAAGGTCAACATCCTCAACTTCTCCGTCAGAGTGGTGAATGTTCTggactccttcttctcaaggatGAACTCCCGGAGTAAGTACTTTTCGTCTGCTATCGAAGAGACGGTCGAGCCACGGGGGACACCAATCCACGACATGTCAACCGAACGAGATCTCAAGATCCGAGTGCAATACTTTTCTCT TCTCAATCAACCACTCGATCCCGGTTCGAGACATGACCACAGGCCCCTGCGAGTGCGGTCTGTACCATCTGTCGTCATCACCAGACGTCTCGGTTCCATCACAGTCGAAGAAGACAACGAGTTCGTCACGTTTCAAGAAACAACAGATTACACAGAGATCTACTTTCGCGCAGTCACGCCTCAGTCAAAACAGGCCGAGGTCAACTACAAGCTGGCCGAGTTCTTTTCCAAACAGCACAATGTCAAACCTCAAGAcatcaacctcttcaacctcctgtTGACTGCTCCGCTTGATGAGTTGAACACCATCATGGCTAAACACAATCGCTATCCACCAGATGCGGGAACCATCAACAGCCTGAATCTCTCAGCTGGAACAGACTCCGACGTGATGGTTTTAGATGAACCAAGTGGACAATTCGTTGCCGTCGGCCAGCCGGCTCGACTTTCCGAACAGAATCTTTCCACATTTTCGGAACAGATCCAAGCCCAGTACTCCCTACGCGAGCTGATCCCTTCCTTCCAGTCACGGCTTCAGAGCGTGGCTAGAAGTGCAAGAAACTATCGGATATCGAAACGTCCCATAACGCGAGGTTTTGTTGAAGCACGGACCCGAAACGAGAGACATCTACACTCCCTTCAACATTCTCATGCTCAAGGCAATATCCCCATAGCAGGAGTCTTCCCAGTCTCCTCAACAGAggctgatgaagatgaggatcgCGTTCCAGAATTGACCTCTACGTCAACTGCTCATCAAGTCAGAACGAGGAAGATTGGTTTCCTCGGAGAGGCTTTC ATTTATGCGCTGTTTGAACGCAATGTCAGTGACTGGTCCTTTCAACACTGGACCAGTAGGCTACGAGTCGAGAACGGACATCCGCCTTTCGCTGGGCTCGAGAGAGATTTTAGCGACTTTACGTACCTCGACACCCACGGCCGCATGAAGGAGTTCCTCTTACGAGCTGGCCTGGATCTAAACCCGGCTTATGCCAGCAACACTACGTATCACCTGGAGGTCAAGACCACCACTGGTGGCGATGGTGAAATATTCTATGTTAGCCAAAATCAAGTCAACATG ATGCAGAGGTTTGACGACGACCCCAACAACGCTTATATTGTTCTGCGAGTTTACGACATCGAGGGGGAGAATCCGGATCTCAAGGCTTACCCACGCCCATGGAGCCTTTATCTTAATGGCTTTCTAACTTTTACCTCGCCTCATGGATACCAGGTTTGCGAAGGAAGTCGAGATTCTAGATAA
- a CDS encoding HET domain-containing protein — MDPAQRQGEIGAQRQVYQPLSPRQTRVLRVHSATNSDVEIECDLFTVDLKKKSGATVAGSSKKAGYEALSYTWGDPEPTKRILVNGLPFWISANLFAALRQLRLPERPRVLWTDAICINQNDLVEKSGQVGMMFSIYLKAYRVVVWLGQATNDDEYLFSLIKIYGTEGMGGIRGGVEDPRARRAATELIETKPWFQRTWTRQEVHAAHKVHVACGSQECPFEDFQFVMDRLLPDMDEIRDTFRPHRDPRERALSARRAYVFFKHHCESDMYTEDGGFHQAWFRMIMRSSLYEATLPQDKVFAVLGIIAEMTKEAYDVTEGFPEIDYSKSVSAVFESFQKHTINISQTLASLQIFYDRDAIGQDLPSWAIDLRQNVTRLMLRFGVFHFDMPYTAPPVQAYDEDGLLRLEGARIGVITSTESPWKGGMHREFNSEILGSYSSGVGLESCYSSHDWWMPDNQGNKGIEEVYKILEKRCSYNWAALEPRNSNVIEEYNISQHRCFVFVSHLVREGDIMIHASGAEMPFILRPDTEAGCFSFLGPAIIAMGVVRKLKDRDMFTYAFPRRGSGCDVGSPESFVLI, encoded by the coding sequence ATGGATCCAGCCCAACGTCAAGGCGAAATTGGGGCACAGCGCCAGGTATATCAACCACTGAGCCCTCGGCAGACAAGAGTGCTTCGGGTTCATTCTGCGACCAACTCCGATGTCGAGATCGAATGCGACCTGTTCACGGTAGACCTCAAGAAGAAATCAGGCGCAACAGTTGCGGGAAGCTCCAAGAAGGCTGGGTACGAGGCATTGTCGTACACTTGGGGGGATCCCGAGCCAACCAAGAGAATCTTGGTAAATGGGCTACCGTTCTGGATCTCTGCAAATCTCTTCGCGGCGTTGAGACAGCTTCGGCTCCCGGAACGACCTCGAGTGTTGTGGACAGATGCTATCTGCATCAATCAAAACGACCTAGTTGAGAAATCAGGCCAGGTGGGGATGATGTTCAGCATCTATCTCAAGGCGTACAGGGTCGTTGTCTGGCTGGGTCAAGCGACTAATGATGACGAATATCTCTTCAGCCTGATCAAGATCTACGGCACGGAGGGTATGGGTGGCATTCGTGGAGGGGTCGAGGACCCAAGAGCACGCAGAGCAGCGACCGAGCTCATCGAGACCAAGCCATGGTTCCAGCGGACTTGGACCCGACAAGAGGTACATGCGGCTCACAAAGTCCACGTGGCATGTGGAAGCCAGGAATGTCCTTTCGAAGACTTTCAGTTTGTCATGGATCGCCTGCTTCCAGACATGGATGAGATTCGGGATACGTTCAGACCCCATCGCGACCCTCGGGAACGAGCCTTGAGCGCGAGGAGAGCATACGTCTTCTTCAAACATCATTGCGAGAGCGACATGTATACTGAGGACGGCGGATTTCATCAAGCCTGGTTCAGGATGATTATGCGAAGCAGTCTATATGAAGCGACTTTACCACAGGACAAGGTCTTTGCTGTCCTCGGGATCATTGCAGAGATGACCAAGGAGGCCTACGACGTTACAGAAGGGTTCCCGGAGATTGATTACTCAAAATCGGTTTCGGCAGTGTTCGAAAGCTTCCAGAAGCACACAATCAACATCAGCCAGACTCTTGCCAGTCTCCAGATCTTCTACGACAGAGACGCCATCGGACAGGACTTGCCATCCTGGGCTATCGATCTGCGTCAAAACGTTACCCGCTTGATGCTTCGATTCGGCGTATTCCACTTTGACATGCCCTATACGGCGCCTCCAGTGCAGGCATATGACGAAGATGGGCTTTTGCGTCTCGAGGGAGCACGGATTGGAGTTATCACCTCAACAGAGAGTCCATGGAAAGGCGGAATGCACCGGGAGTTCAACTCCGAGATTTTGGGATCTTACTCTTCAGGTGTAGGACTGGAGAGCTGCTATTCGAGCCATGACTGGTGGATGCCCGATAACCAGGGCAACAAAGGCATCGAAGAGGTATACAAGATTCTTGAGAAGCGCTGCTCGTACAATTGGGCAGCCTTGGAACCCAGGAACAGCAATGTCATCGAAGAGTACAATATATCTCAACATCGCTGCTTCGTATTTGTGTCGCATCTGGTGCGAGAGGGAGATATCATGATTCATGCGTCTGGTGCCGAGATGCCTTTCATCTTGCGGCCGGATACAGAAGCAGGATGCTTCAGCTTTCTAGGTCCAGCTATCATCGCGATGGGAGTGGTGAGGAAACTAAAGGACAGGGATATGTTCACATATGCTTTTCCTCGCCGTGGAAGTGGCTGCGATGTCGGCTCGCCCGAGAGCTTTGTACTCATCTAA